CGGAAGTGTTAAGACTGACAGCTGTTTCCGCAGCCCATTTGACGTATAATGCTCCATCTGCTCCATAAGCTGCTTGAACGTTTCCATATTCGTTTTCCACCTATATTGATACCGTTCTTATTTAGCTAGAACTGTATGTTCGAAACATGTTTGATATTAAACTGATATGCAAGTTCATGGGGAACCTGTTCCATATTACAGCAAGCGAGTAAACAAGGGGAGGCAAACCTGGGCAAGAATAATCGGCCCTCCTTGTGATGCAAATAGGTTCGCGTCCTTCATCATGCGAACTATTTTGGCAAGAAAACGCTCCATTTCTCTCTGCACCGAGACAGAATCTTGAGCTTCTAAGTTGATACGTAAAGAAAACTAGCTAGGAAAGCACCTGGAAAAGATCATTCTTCGTACGAAACTGTATTCCGGGAATGAAATGCAACCACATTGGGAATCCCCTGTTCAAACAAGGTAGAAAACATAAGTGGTTGAAATTGAGTGATTTCATCTTTGATTCAAGATAGATTGAGAAAAGCTTCCAACTtcacaattttataataaaatgagctCCATAATAAACGGAAAGACTGACCCGTAGTTCCACTCAGCACAGGCATAGGGTCCGATTCTCAAATGCACAAAGAGGCCGGCTTTGTGAACTTCCTTCACGAACCGTATTAAGTCGAACCTGCCTTCAAAATAGTACTACATATTGAAGAAGTCAGAGTATGAGGTAACAACGTCGAATGAGAATGAAAGAAGAGTATATCTTATTACATCTATGTCATTTTGTTTAGTGCCAATGACAGCCTTATATCTATAGACGCATGCTAGTGAACTTGGAAACTTACTGTTTGGTAAGAACATATAAAAACAAGTAAAATCAACCGCATACTGAAACCAAGGCATTAAACTCGGATCAACGAGTGACAGCCATGAAACAAGAAATTAAGTACATGGAATAAACTTTTTGCAAATTCTAGAGTATAAACTGATTCACATATGAACACAATAGAGTAAGTATAATACTAAATAGTAACATAAAAACACTCTTTAATTGCAAGAGAACAACGTCAGAAATAGTAACTAGGGGTCGAACACAGTCAAGTACTACTGAATAATTAACTCCAAAatactcttcaattaaattaaactgAATTTAAAGTACTACTCTTGACATAGTATTTCGGATTGCTTCGACACATGTAACCAGACTGAACCTTGAACTCAAAACTTCGCGCAATGTTAAGCATAGTAAACCGTAGCTCGTATACCTCTCCCTTCACAGGCTCATGATAATTCCAGAAGACATAAGTCTCTATCACGTCAATCCCTCCTTCCTTCGCCTTCCCAACAATTTCCGGCCAAACCTTCAAAGCAACAAACAAGCCAATTGTAACCTCAAACCAATtaacataaacaaaaaacaaactAATATAGCAGCTTACATCTGGTGTAGTGCGCGGGTAATGAACGGATCCCGACTGCAAGATCCTCCGTTTCCCATCGATGATCAACGCCTTACTATCATAACTCACCGACCTTGAAACAGCAGTTTGGAATAAACCGCAATCAAACAGTAAAACTGCAAAGACAAGTGCAGATAACAACATAGATTTTGAAGATTCAGCAGCAGACATTATTATTATAACAATTGAAGTAAGATAAAAACACTAAACGGACCTCATATTTATGTTGTCTGAGCTCTGAATAGACGTGTGTCTTGGTGTATTTGTTGGAACGATAGTGATGTGTTAGAAGGGAACAAATGTGGCCTGCAATCTTTGGATTATTGCAATGATAATTGCGAGAATGAAGAATTTGTCGGTAGTTCTAGAAAATTTGTGTATGCAACAAATTTGAACCTTGTTTGTGATTGCGACGTAGAAAGAATCCAACTTATTGGAAGAATGTAAAAAACGTTCTCGTTCTATAAATCTTTTCTTCTTTAATcacctaaaaatattttaaatcaaaTGATCAATTTGTGGAAGCAACACATGTTTATAATGAAATTATTAATAACATGTTCTTTACCTGCATCTGCATATAAATTATAGCACAAATGAATCAACAAATGTATCATAATGtcatttatttaattagatAAATATTACTCTTTTTTTGTCCCATCAAAATGTTACACTGTGTTTTATTATTTGTCCCaaaatgtcacattttcattttctcatttgtcctaaaaaatgtcatatttttatttttgaagaaaataGATCATCATTAATACATCTAATCTAACATTCTAACTATCTTTTGTCTCTTTCATTATGACTTTAATAACATATTTTCTCTCTATAATGCTACTTTCATTTGAGAATGACATAATAATTATTTCCCTTATGGTAAAACAGTTTAAACTAGTAACATAAATTTTAACGAAAATTAAGTAGAATAATAACGAATGATTATAAATCAAAGATAAGGAAATCGTATCTAAAAATGTGATTCTAAAAAAATGGTTTCTTggtgtaaataaaataaaaataagtttttCTAATTTCCACACGACCCACTTCCAAACACGCCCTTGACTTTTCTCGCATCTCAGCTATGACCGTTGAACGATCAATACGATCATATATTCAATGCTCACttctccgagagtcaaaattcTTCATCTCCCTCCCTATTTACTCAGATAATCGACCCTACGCTTCTCAATTCACTGCAATTCATACAGAAGAATCAGATTGAAGTTGCAGAGAACCATGGATTTCGCAAATATGGATCGGCGGCAACTGACGTTAGCCGGCGCCGGATTCTCGGTGATGCTAACTCTGCACTACAGTTTCCAGCTCGTATCTCAGCACCTCTTCTACTGGAAGAATCCCAAGGAGCAGCGATCCATACTCATCATCCTCCTCCTTCCGCCGGTTTACGCCGTCACCTCCTTTTTCGGATTCATCGATCGCCGCGGCAGCAAGCAGTTTTTCATGCTCCTGGACTCTGTTAAAGACTGCTACGGTGCTTTGGTGAGTcgatttcttctttcttcttcttatcGTTGCGTTAATTTGGTGTATTGACGTTGAATTGTGTGTTTTGGTGTTGGCGGAGCAGGCAATTGCGACGTTTTTGAGCTTGATCTATAGCTATTCGAGTCTCTCGATGAGCGGAGATTCTGTGCCTGATGAGATGAAGGGGAGAGAGATTCGCCTTCCGTTTCCGATGAATCTTCTCCTGGTGAGGTTTTTCCCTTTAATCAAAGTAGTCCTTTGTGCTTTTCTGGTGTTGAATTTTATGCATaagaaaactagggtttctgcAGCTCAATTGAGTTTAATAATTTGGGGGTTCTGCAAAAATGTTTTATGCTGGATTGTTAATTATGaatttgtttgttattttctgGAAATCTGCAGCCTGGAACGACTCGTTTGAATCAGGAGACGTTGAGGCGTCTGAAGAGCTGGACATGGCAATTTGTGATTATCCGTCCTGTTTGTTCTGTTCTGATGATGGCATTGCAGTTCATTGGGGTGTATCCCAGTTGGCTCAGTTGGGTATTCACCGTTGTTCTGCATATATCGATTCTCTTGGCAATGTATTCGTTGCTCGTCTTCTACCACGTCTTCGCCAAAGAATTGGAACCACACGAACCGCTCTCGAAGTTCATATGCATCAAGGGGATTGTTTTCTTCGGTTTTTGGCAGGTAAATGCAGCTTTTCTTAACGTGTGCTCTGCTTTATATTCACTAGATATACAACTAAAATGATAAATTCGGTTTAGAGATTGATAAATTGGATGGTGATTGCATTTCATGTTGCATGCTTCAGTACTTCACATGTGTTCTTCGTTAAATTCATGAGGTTGTTAGTTAGAATAAGAAGTACGGAAGTTTATTCATGCTTCGGCTGCAAAGCTTCATCAGCTGAATGGTGATTGTTGAATATCTACCAAATAAAAACTAGGTTTTGGTAAATGTATTTGTTTGTGATGCAGGCATAAATGTAATCAGATCTATGTATGATTGAAGTTATTACCTAGACAATAGTTCTGTTTGTATGGCTTGGTTAAAGGTGCATGTTTTCACTCTGCCTACTGatgtgagaaaaaaaattagatacTAATCTATCTCATTTGGAGAAACCCCGTTGCTGCTTCTGATTGTTTGTAACAGAACTAATCGTTTCTGGTGAATCATTGAAAATCAAGTGATGCATCTTCTCTTGTAGCCACTGTGACTAGACTTTTAAGAAGTCATTATAAATGAATTCAAAACATGCTCTTCAAGATTAAGATATGAAGAAATTTGCTTATGTTACTGCATTACTACAGCACCACCAGTTCCTGCTGAAAGGAAACTgcttactactactattatactAACTGAAAAATCCATTGTAactaattagcttttaatttgTCGCATTTTGATTTCCTGAATAAGTTCTGTATGTTTGCAATATGATGATTATGGGGTAGAAAGTAAAATGCTTCTTTGTCAACTGGGAATCATAACTAAATTACATCCGAACTCTGCTAAATGTCACGATGAAATGCAGGGAGTGTTACTTCACATCTTGGTCGCGATGGGCGTTCTCCAATCTCATCATTTCTGGTTAGAGACGGAGCATGTTGGAGAAGCATATCAGAAGGTTTTAGTATGTTTAGAGATGATGTTCTTCGCAGTACTCCATCAATATGCATACCATGCTGCACCTTACAGTGGAGATGTGGAAGCAAAACTGAAGTTGCAGAAAAAGCATGAATGATTGTGGATAGAAGCTGCAGGAAGCACTACAATTTTTTATGACATGATCCTTAGCTATACAATACTTAGATTTTTCTTGCAGTTTTTGGAGGTTCTAAAACTGATGTATGTCCCTTTTGTACAGTTTGAGCTTGTTATAGAAATCAATATGGAGTATGTTTCTGGTCTCAATTGTACTTGATTCTTTCACTTGGTTTTCAAATTGGAATGATTACAATATACAAAGCACAGCCTTCATGATCTGATGAAAGTATGAAACCATTAAAAAGAGTGATTATTTTCGTTTTGTGTGTACTTGATATTGGACTGAGCTAAGCCCAAGCCTATTTTGGGCTTTTAAAGAAATTGTGTGGAGCTAAGCCCAAGCCTATTTTGGGTTTTGGAATTTTCATTTATTCATCAAAAAAGAATATGTAATTCTATTAGTAGTTCCATTTTACTTACTATAGGCTATAGACTGCATttgaaataatatataattatgaatTTACTATTTAATTCTTTGCTCACAGCTCCCAAATTAAATACCtaattaatgaaatttataATAGGGTTTTCATATTTATGTAAAAGTTTTCTACCAAATTCAAATTGTTCCGTCGCTTCATATATCTGCAGTACATATGAACAATTGATGATTATGGTAACTTTTGATGTAAAATGTTTTGCATTGAGGCTCTTTGATATGTTTATGCAGAATATACCGAGAATTGGGTGTTATGCAATTTATcaatgaaattatgaaaaaacAATCAAATTTTTAATGATGTACTAATATTTGGTAAGCATTTATGAGTATGAAAATGATGGgtcatttatttttgttaatattttgttaTTACAACATGTACGTATTTATAGCTTGCGTGTTTACCAAAGCTTATtcccttcttttctttttctgtttgcAAAAGCATATACCGAAGCAATTAAATTGGTACGACGTTTCTCTTCAACTAAATCGGGGTTCGAATCATCTTTGTACATGCAAAGTCCATAAACATTGGATAGGTGGCCAATATGTATATCTACTAATTAACTAACACATCACTTTGTATCAATTGCATGAGCTTCCAAATCTTAAACTAAAACTAAATTTCTTGATCAGGCAACAAAGTCACTGGATCCAAACTTACATGTTTGTGGCTATAAATTGTAAGAAATTGGTAAGCAAAAACCAAAATTAATTTGAGGTAAATAGGAATCTTTGTAATCCTATCCAATCAAGCATCATCCATTTTGTCCTAATCATCAAGTGGATGTGGCTCGTTTGGATACAATTACTCTCGATTCTTCCTTTGAATCTcccatattatttaattttaattattatgtcTCCTTTCATTTTATATTTCCACATTTTTCAACACTTCACCCATGCCACACATTGCGTCCCCATTTACAAAATATTGGTCCTTCCATTCTAAATcaattgtttcattttttttatttgtttattagaAGCATGATTCACATACACTAATTAATACTACCAAGGTATATATAGATGTGATCAAATTAGAACCACATCCTTAATGCAAAACTAAGACCATAAAATTGTTATAGGACATGAGAATCTGGTTAATAAATACTGAATTTTTCCATGTATATATCAATGCAGATTTTTCATTTGTGATAGTGATTTTACTACTATAATATTGATCAACCATTCACAATCAATTTTCACAATGAAGTCAAGTCTAAATCTCAAAATTTGAGATGTGAATGGTCCAACGACTTGTCCTAAAGTTAGAAACAAAAATTGGTAGGTGTAGACAATTTGTGAAACTCCtagaaataattaatttggaGGGGTCCAAAACATATTTTcggaaattattttatataatttagaatgcaatatggagtatattatagTGATCCATCCCTTTTCATTTAGTTAGGGGTATGGTTATGCagaaagagataaagagaagCATTTGTATTAAAGCTTTTGGTCGGCGGTTCCACATCTTGGAACCTACCGCACTACGTCGTTTTCAATCTCAAAATGTTGAATTTTGGTTTTTTATTTGCATGTGAAATTGTACATGTACATGTACATAAATTTTGGGCACCAATGATATAATAGAGAGGTTGTTTGTGGCATCCCCTTTTAAGAAAAGAATCTGTATTATTATTGTATTATTATCTAATCCAATTTAGATTAATCCCTCCGTTATCCAAATTTTGTCACGGTTTGACCGAGCAcgcattttaagaaatataatggaaagtgtgttgaaaaagttgatagaatgtgggtcctacttttaaagtattagttttataataaaatgtgagtatgaataagttagtggaatgtgaggtccattacaaaaaatgataaaaagtgaaatataacaaattttgtgggacggacgaaaatggaaaaatgagacaatatTTCAGGAAgcgagggagtatttttttttgtgaaaatggacataaatttaaagatttTGCTACAATGAATTGAACACTAAAATTTTAGCGTCATGCATTAACCATTCTATTATTAGATAGTTATATAGAGGTGCGTTAGGGTGACACCACTCTTAAAGTAACAACAAGTAACATGCAATCTGCGATATAGGCAAGCAATATGTGATACATAGGCAAGCAATTCGGCACATGGTTCCAAGCAATATAAGATACGAAATCAGAGCAATATCGTGAcaccatagttaaaatgacaacctggacaagcaatctgcgatacataGGGAAACAATCTTCGATACATAGACAAACAACTCggcatatggttccaagcaattATGATATGAAATCAAAGATAATCAAATAATCTACGATACATATGCAAGCAAGTCTGCCACGTGACAGACTAAGATTGAATGTGCTCCTAAATCTAAATGTTCACATTGATGGTACATTATCATTTCAAAAGTAGTTGTCATCTTTATACAATTTTAttcatatattcattttcttttaaatgCATACACTTATTTATAGATGTAAATCAAGTGAGTATTtattatgtgtgtatttatttatattaatgttatACACTAGgggatatatattatatttatagggaCGGCTCCAGTAAAAACTTTTCTAAAATATAACTTTGAGAActgaaaaattatataaattctTTATTTGCATTAATATCAGTTtgcattaaaaaaagaaatatcattTCTTGATATTGAATCATAAACTATTATTGAATCAGCAACTGATAATTCGTGAATCAGCAAACTGATATTGACTCGAATGCTGGTATATTTTGTTATGGcaattgatattaatatatttatgaaCTAATATAGTTTTATATTCTaactctaattttttttaattaaccaTCACCTATaaccaattaattaaatcaatagTACATTACTATGGTACATGCATGTGTTTTTTTAGGAACATGGTTCCAATTTTACTAAATGGATGATCATGGTTGATTTCTATAAAGaacattataaaatatattttctttctaattttaatatattttataaatgattAGTAGTACTATCTCTTTATGGCAATCATACACCACAAAAAATAGTGATTTAGATTGATTCACAATTTTCAAGGACAAAAAGCTTTTATTTCATCTTCTCATTAATAAAGTAGGTAATGGGGAAGAAAGTGCAAGAAtatttgagagaatgaggaaGGAAGAAGATTCTTTCAACTTTCCAGCACGAAttggttgtttctttttttttttctatgtaaAGGCACTAATAAGGaatcaaatttattaaaattaggtTTGATAAAAGGATCACTTGCTCctattaattaagtaaataatcattattttaaaattataaatcttgtatATAGATCGACAACAAGAACTAGTGATAGAGTAGAGTTTATAATAAACTTGAAATAATTAACAACTGCCTTAAATATAATAAAGGGATAAACTTGAAAAGTATTAAATTCATTGAAATTCGTAAATGAATCTAGAattatatttcttgaatgaatgcAGCGTTTCAAATattattagaaataaaaaatttatatttatcttCTAAAATAGGTCTCGATAAAATGTTGTGAATtctgaaaaaaaattatctatTGTGAATAGAATAGAACTCTctcttttattattaaataatacttTATAGTTTAaattagagggaacatcatttttggtccacgaactttgccaaagtatcatttcaggtctgtgaactttgaaaatatcattttaggtccgtgaactttgagttagtatcatttgaggtactttttactatttccaagtttttttggacgaaaataccttcaataccttaaagtgtatatatttttaataaatttatcatatact
This DNA window, taken from Salvia splendens isolate huo1 chromosome 18, SspV2, whole genome shotgun sequence, encodes the following:
- the LOC121777259 gene encoding transmembrane protein 184C-like, which encodes MDFANMDRRQLTLAGAGFSVMLTLHYSFQLVSQHLFYWKNPKEQRSILIILLLPPVYAVTSFFGFIDRRGSKQFFMLLDSVKDCYGALAIATFLSLIYSYSSLSMSGDSVPDEMKGREIRLPFPMNLLLPGTTRLNQETLRRLKSWTWQFVIIRPVCSVLMMALQFIGVYPSWLSWVFTVVLHISILLAMYSLLVFYHVFAKELEPHEPLSKFICIKGIVFFGFWQGVLLHILVAMGVLQSHHFWLETEHVGEAYQKVLVCLEMMFFAVLHQYAYHAAPYSGDVEAKLKLQKKHE